The Dama dama isolate Ldn47 chromosome 23, ASM3311817v1, whole genome shotgun sequence genome contains a region encoding:
- the LOC133044819 gene encoding pre-mRNA-splicing factor RBM22-like yields MATSLGSNTYNRQNWEDADFPILCQTCLGENPYIRMTKEKYGKECKICARPFTVFRWCPGVRMHFKKTEVCQTCSKLKNVCQTCLLDLEYGLPIQVRDAGLSFKDGMPKSDVNKEYYTQNMEREISNSDGTRPVGMLGKATSTSDMLLKLAQTTPYYKRNRPHICSFWVKGECKRGEECPYRHEKPTDPDDPLADQNIKDRYYGINDPVADKLLKRASTMPRLDPPEDKTITTLYVGGLGDTITETDLRNHFYQFGEIRTITVVQRQQCAFIQFATRQAAEVAAEKSFNKLIVNGRRLNVKWGRSQAARGKEKEKDGTTDSGIKLEPVPGLPGALPPPPAAEEEASANYFNLPPSGPPAVVNIALPPPPGIAPPPPPGFGPHMFHPMGPPPPFMRAPGPIHYPSQDPQRMGAHAGKHSSP; encoded by the coding sequence ATGGCGACCTCTCTAGGTTCCAACACCTACAACAGGCAGAACTGGGAGGATGCGGACTTCCCTATTCTGTGCCAGACGTGTCTTGGAGAAAACCCATATATCCGAATGACCAAAGAAAAGTATGGGAAGGAATGCAAAATCTGTGCCAGGCCATTCACAGTATTTCGCTGGTGCCCTGGGGTCCGCATGCAtttcaagaagactgaagtgtGCCAGACCTGCAGTAAATTGAAGAATGTCTGTCAGACCTGCCTCTTAGACCTAGAGTACGGCCTGCCCATCCAGGTTCGTGATGCAGGATTGTCTTTTAAGGATGGCATGCCAAAGTCCGACGTCAACAAAGAGTACTACACGCAGAATATGGAGAGAGAGATTTCCAACTCTGATGGAACGCGGCCAGTTGGCATGTTGGGGAAAGCCACATCCACCAGTGACATGCTGCTCAAACTGGCCCAGACCACACCCTACTACAAAAGGAATCGACCACACATTTGCTCCTTCTGGGTGAAAGGAGAGTGTAAGAGAGGAGAGGAGTGTCCATACAGACATGAAAAACCAACAGATCCAGATGACCCCCTTGCTGATCAGAACATTAAAGACCGATATTATGGAATCAATGACCCTGTGGCAGATAAACTCTTGAAGCGGGCTTCAACAATGCCACGTCTGGACCCACCAGAGGACAAGACTATCACCACACTGTATGTTGGTGGTCTGGGCGATACCATTACTGAGACCGATCTAAGGAATCACTTCTACCAGTTTGGAGAGATCCGGACCATCACTGTTGTGCAAAGACAGCAGTGTGCTTTCATCCAGTTTGCCACAAGGCAGGCTGCAGAAGTGGCTGCCGAGAAGTCCTTTAATAAGTTGATTGTCAATGGCCGCAGGCTCAACGTGAAATGGGGAAGGTCCCAGGCagccagagggaaagaaaaggagaaggacgGGACCACAGACTCTGGAATCAAGCTCGAGCCCGTTCCAGGGCTCCCAGGAGCTCTTCCTCCACCTCCTGCCGCAGAAGAAGAAGCCTCTGCCAACTACTTCAACCTACCCCCCAGTGGTCCTCCGGCCGTGGTGAACATTGCCCTGCCACCCCCACCTGGTattgccccgcccccacccccaggttttGGGCCACACATGTTCCACCCCATGGGACCACCCcctccattcatgagggctccaggACCAATCCACTATCCTTCTCAGGACCCGCAGAGGATGGGAGCACATGCCGGGAAACACAGCAGCCCCTAG